In Chryseobacterium lactis, a single genomic region encodes these proteins:
- the rsmA gene encoding 16S rRNA (adenine(1518)-N(6)/adenine(1519)-N(6))-dimethyltransferase RsmA has product MSVKAKKHLGQHFLTDENIARKIVEGLSFENYNNIMEVGPGMGVLTKYLLEKEQNIYLAEIDTESIEYLKNNYSRITENTFVGDFLKQDFNFIGNEQIAIIGNFPYNISSQILFKIVDHYELIPEMVGMFQKEVAERTAAVPRTKDYGILSVLIQAYYDVSYMFTVHENVFNPPPKVKSGVIRLTRSPKEGLAGNEVLFKQIVKTGFNQRRKKLSNALKSLNIPEALKGHEFLDKRAEELSVSDFINFANLWKENQ; this is encoded by the coding sequence TTGAGTGTAAAAGCAAAAAAACATCTTGGTCAGCACTTCCTGACAGATGAAAACATCGCAAGGAAAATAGTAGAAGGTCTTAGTTTTGAGAACTATAATAACATTATGGAAGTAGGTCCCGGAATGGGAGTTCTTACCAAATATCTTCTTGAAAAGGAACAAAATATCTACCTTGCCGAAATCGATACAGAATCGATCGAATATTTGAAAAACAACTATTCCAGAATTACGGAAAACACTTTTGTAGGAGATTTTCTGAAACAGGATTTCAATTTTATAGGAAACGAGCAGATTGCTATTATTGGTAATTTCCCCTATAATATTTCTTCGCAGATATTATTTAAAATCGTTGATCATTATGAATTGATCCCTGAAATGGTAGGAATGTTTCAGAAAGAAGTCGCTGAAAGAACTGCGGCAGTACCGAGAACTAAAGATTACGGTATTCTTTCTGTCCTGATTCAGGCCTATTATGACGTATCTTACATGTTTACCGTTCATGAAAATGTCTTTAACCCACCTCCAAAGGTAAAATCCGGAGTTATAAGACTGACAAGAAGTCCAAAAGAAGGCTTAGCCGGAAATGAGGTTCTCTTCAAGCAGATTGTAAAAACAGGTTTTAATCAAAGAAGGAAAAAGCTTTCAAACGCATTAAAATCCTTAAACATTCCTGAGGCATTAAAAGGGCATGAATTCTTAGACAAAAGAGCTGAAGAGCTTAGCGTATCAGACTTCATTAATTTTGCCAATCTCTGGAAAGAAAACCAGTAA
- a CDS encoding cell division protein FtsX: MAKSVDEFNKKRLRSSNITVVISIALVLFLLGLMGLILINAQKYSDYIKEQLVVNAYFDENYDAKDSVKIAKLEEETFKKIQTLAPVKKATYISRSMAATEAKKSMGIDSDALFEENIFPSSIEIALKPEYVDPAKIDEAIKVIKSVPGIIDVKNDSTLMVDVYNNLSRILRWILGFSILFLVLAVVLINNSIRLKIFSKRFIIKTMQLVGAKRRFILKPFIIEAVVLGAIGAFIGLMALFGVWYYFTNQIGSAFVQDNQQYVWLVLLVVGVGIFITVLSTIIATWRFLKSNVDDLYYS, from the coding sequence ATGGCTAAATCTGTAGATGAATTTAATAAGAAAAGGCTTCGGTCCAGCAATATTACAGTAGTGATAAGTATTGCCTTAGTGTTATTTTTGTTGGGGCTAATGGGGCTTATTTTAATTAATGCTCAAAAGTATTCCGACTATATCAAGGAACAACTGGTAGTGAATGCCTACTTTGATGAAAATTATGACGCTAAAGATTCTGTAAAAATTGCAAAACTAGAGGAAGAAACTTTTAAAAAAATCCAGACGTTAGCTCCGGTAAAAAAAGCAACTTATATCTCAAGAAGTATGGCAGCTACGGAAGCCAAAAAAAGCATGGGGATTGACAGTGATGCATTATTTGAAGAAAATATCTTCCCTTCGTCTATTGAAATAGCCCTTAAACCGGAATATGTAGATCCTGCGAAAATTGATGAAGCGATCAAGGTGATCAAATCTGTTCCGGGAATTATCGATGTGAAGAATGACAGTACCTTGATGGTAGATGTGTATAATAACCTGAGCAGAATTTTGAGATGGATCTTAGGATTCTCAATTCTGTTTTTAGTATTGGCGGTTGTTCTTATTAATAACTCAATCCGTCTGAAAATATTCTCCAAGAGATTTATTATTAAAACCATGCAGCTGGTGGGAGCCAAAAGAAGATTTATTCTTAAACCTTTCATTATAGAAGCTGTGGTTTTAGGTGCTATTGGCGCATTTATAGGTCTTATGGCGTTATTTGGTGTTTGGTATTATTTTACCAATCAGATCGGATCAGCATTTGTACAGGATAATCAGCAATATGTATGGTTGGTACTATTGGTTGTGGGTGTAGGGATTTTTATTACGGTTTTAAGTACCATTATTGCAACATGGAGATTCTTAAAATCAAACGTTGACGATTTATATTACTCTTAA
- a CDS encoding DUF3098 domain-containing protein, with protein sequence MSKKTNKFSASDFGNEAEVPQENTFYFGQQNFKWMLIGLAFIVVGFLLMMGPDANTVDGKFDPNSWNDDVFSIRRIRIAPLFVVIGFVIEVYAILKRK encoded by the coding sequence ATGAGCAAAAAAACAAATAAATTTTCCGCTTCAGATTTTGGAAATGAAGCTGAAGTACCACAAGAAAATACGTTCTATTTCGGACAGCAGAATTTCAAATGGATGCTGATCGGATTGGCATTTATTGTGGTTGGTTTCCTTCTGATGATGGGCCCGGATGCTAATACCGTAGACGGTAAATTTGATCCCAACTCATGGAATGATGACGTCTTCTCTATCAGAAGAATCAGAATCGCTCCATTGTTTGTGGTGATAGGTTTTGTCATAGAAGTTTACGCGATTTTAAAAAGAAAATAA
- a CDS encoding undecaprenyl-diphosphate phosphatase, with protein MDLIKAIIIAIIEGLTEYLPISSTAHMGFTANLMGLEETEFLKMFQVSIQFGAILSVVVAYWKKFFDLNNIQFYFKLAFAVVPALVLGYLFDDKIEAILGNQIAISSVLVLGGVVLLFADKWFKNPTIDDEKGITIKKAVTIGFWQCLAMMPGTSRSAASIIGGMTQGLTRKAAAEFSFFLAVPTMLAVTVYSVFVKTWGKETPNPQKGYEMIMESQDHILIFVVGNVVAFVVALIAIKAFIGVLNKYGFKPWGWYRIFVGIALLIYFYFFK; from the coding sequence ATGGATTTAATCAAAGCAATTATTATTGCCATTATAGAGGGGCTTACAGAATATCTTCCTATTTCCTCTACTGCACACATGGGGTTCACTGCCAACCTGATGGGGCTGGAAGAAACCGAATTTTTGAAAATGTTTCAGGTTTCCATTCAGTTTGGAGCTATTTTATCAGTTGTGGTCGCTTACTGGAAAAAGTTTTTTGATTTAAATAATATTCAGTTTTATTTTAAGCTGGCTTTTGCAGTAGTTCCTGCATTGGTGTTGGGATATTTGTTTGATGATAAAATTGAAGCGATTCTCGGAAATCAGATTGCTATTTCTTCAGTGTTAGTGCTAGGTGGAGTAGTCTTGCTTTTTGCAGATAAATGGTTTAAAAATCCTACGATTGATGATGAAAAAGGAATTACCATAAAAAAGGCTGTGACAATTGGATTCTGGCAGTGTCTGGCAATGATGCCGGGAACTAGCCGTAGTGCAGCTTCTATTATTGGTGGAATGACACAAGGGCTGACAAGAAAAGCGGCTGCCGAATTTTCATTTTTCCTTGCAGTTCCTACCATGCTGGCGGTAACAGTATACTCTGTTTTCGTTAAAACATGGGGAAAAGAGACTCCGAATCCTCAGAAAGGATATGAAATGATTATGGAATCTCAGGATCATATTTTAATCTTTGTAGTGGGTAATGTTGTAGCATTTGTTGTTGCTCTTATTGCAATCAAAGCATTCATTGGAGTACTTAATAAATATGGTTTCAAACCTTGGGGATGGTACCGTATTTTTGTAGGAATCGCTTTGTTAATTTATTTTTATTTCTTTAAATAG
- the truB gene encoding tRNA pseudouridine(55) synthase TruB, whose amino-acid sequence MTAEELKSGYIFLLDKPLDWTSFQAVNKMKYKLKREFDLPKKFKIGHAGTLDPRATGLLIVCCGKFTKKIPEIQDAPKEYWTEIKIGVQTESYDTEKPEILHQDISHISEEQVKEVLEKFVGEIEQKPPIYSAIKIDGERAYNLARAGEEVEMKSRKTTIHYLKDIKIHFPLVSFTVGCAKGTYIRSLAHDIGQALEVGAYLTQLRRTKIGDYNIEDATDQFLNNDYRFQS is encoded by the coding sequence ATGACTGCTGAAGAACTGAAATCAGGATACATATTTTTATTAGACAAGCCTTTAGACTGGACTTCCTTCCAGGCTGTCAATAAAATGAAATATAAACTCAAAAGGGAATTTGATCTTCCCAAGAAATTCAAAATAGGGCATGCCGGTACTTTAGATCCGAGAGCCACAGGACTTCTTATCGTATGCTGCGGAAAATTTACCAAGAAAATTCCTGAGATACAAGATGCTCCGAAAGAGTATTGGACAGAGATTAAAATCGGAGTACAAACAGAATCCTACGATACCGAAAAACCGGAAATCCTTCATCAGGATATTTCCCATATTTCGGAGGAGCAGGTAAAGGAAGTTCTGGAAAAATTTGTAGGAGAAATCGAGCAGAAGCCACCAATCTATTCTGCAATAAAAATTGATGGGGAGAGAGCCTATAATCTTGCAAGAGCAGGTGAAGAGGTAGAAATGAAGTCGAGAAAGACAACTATTCATTATCTTAAAGATATTAAAATTCATTTCCCTCTGGTAAGTTTTACCGTTGGATGTGCAAAAGGAACCTATATCAGAAGCCTTGCTCATGATATCGGACAAGCGTTGGAGGTAGGTGCTTATCTGACCCAATTGAGACGCACAAAAATCGGAGATTATAATATTGAAGATGCTACAGATCAGTTTCTAAATAACGACTACAGATTTCAAAGCTGA
- the rluF gene encoding 23S rRNA pseudouridine(2604) synthase RluF, translated as MEKTRINKYLSEAGYCSRRAADKLLEEGRITINGKIPELGTKVSDEDLVEVDGKPIREQQEEPIYIAFNKPVGIVCTTDTKREKNNIVDYINHPKRIFPIGRLDKPSEGLILLTNDGDIVNKILRARNNHEKEYIVRVDKPVTPRFLDKMRNGVPILDTVTKKCEVEKIDDMNFRIVLTQGLNRQIRRMCEFLGYEVKKLKRIRIMNLKLDLPVGKWRDLTSEELSTLNSLLTDSSKTIDD; from the coding sequence ATGGAAAAGACACGTATCAATAAATATTTATCAGAAGCAGGATACTGTTCGAGAAGAGCAGCAGATAAATTGTTGGAAGAAGGAAGGATAACAATAAACGGGAAAATTCCTGAACTGGGAACTAAAGTATCTGATGAAGATCTTGTAGAAGTTGATGGGAAACCTATCAGAGAACAGCAGGAAGAACCTATATATATCGCTTTTAATAAGCCTGTAGGAATTGTTTGTACAACAGATACGAAACGTGAAAAAAATAATATTGTAGACTATATTAATCATCCCAAAAGAATTTTTCCGATCGGAAGGTTGGATAAACCCAGTGAAGGCTTGATTCTTTTAACCAATGATGGTGATATCGTTAATAAAATCCTTCGTGCCAGAAATAACCACGAGAAAGAATATATTGTACGGGTTGATAAACCTGTTACTCCGAGGTTCTTAGACAAAATGAGAAACGGAGTTCCAATTCTCGATACCGTTACCAAAAAATGTGAAGTTGAGAAGATTGATGACATGAACTTCAGAATTGTCCTTACACAAGGGCTCAACAGACAGATTCGTAGAATGTGCGAATTTCTCGGATATGAGGTGAAAAAGCTGAAAAGAATCCGTATCATGAACCTTAAACTGGATCTCCCGGTTGGAAAATGGAGGGATTTAACAAGTGAAGAACTTAGTACCCTTAATTCTTTACTGACAGATTCAAGCAAAACAATCGACGATTAA
- a CDS encoding helix-hairpin-helix domain-containing protein: MMRKSYYQKLAFMGILLTILFVFQKYTSKEKETFPDVKFIMNSSNSVNITAFDPNSLNNEQWQNIGFSEKQAATILKYKDIVGGDFTSKEQLKKCYAISEEKFNEIKAFILLPETGRKSSSVFKSFEKKELIISKKFNPDQYSSVDWIKMGFSEKQAEAILKYKNYLGGSFISKEKFRECFIISPENYSKIQPYLLLPAKTPESFRNFTKNNSEKNKIQYHPFDPNSLNLEGWKALGFSEKQATTIVNYRDRNLRGSFKSTEDLQKCFVISTEKFQELKPYIQLTTKKQDAQEQKTDFSKVDLNVITFKQLLEFGLDEKSAGSMIGFRKKLRGFVNKQQILETYNIDKDLVQKLISIAPLDVSNVPKYTLTGAPEEWLKDHPYFKYSADKIIFYRITYPDDKKILKFLKLKPEYEERMKLYLK, translated from the coding sequence ATGATGAGAAAAAGCTATTACCAAAAACTGGCATTCATGGGTATACTGCTGACGATTTTATTTGTCTTTCAGAAATATACCAGTAAAGAAAAGGAAACTTTCCCTGATGTCAAATTTATTATGAACTCTTCAAATTCTGTCAATATCACAGCGTTTGATCCGAATTCACTCAATAATGAGCAGTGGCAAAATATTGGTTTTTCTGAAAAACAGGCAGCAACGATTCTCAAGTATAAAGATATTGTTGGTGGAGACTTTACTTCAAAGGAACAATTAAAAAAATGCTATGCCATTTCAGAAGAGAAATTCAATGAAATAAAAGCCTTTATACTACTTCCGGAAACAGGCAGGAAATCTTCATCTGTCTTCAAAAGTTTTGAAAAGAAGGAATTAATTATTTCCAAAAAATTTAACCCTGATCAGTATTCTTCGGTAGACTGGATAAAAATGGGTTTTAGTGAAAAACAAGCTGAAGCCATTTTAAAATATAAAAATTATCTGGGTGGAAGCTTTATCAGCAAAGAAAAATTCAGGGAATGTTTTATTATTTCTCCTGAAAATTACAGCAAAATACAGCCTTATTTGCTATTGCCTGCAAAAACACCTGAAAGTTTCAGAAACTTTACTAAAAACAATTCTGAAAAGAACAAAATCCAGTATCATCCTTTTGACCCGAACAGTCTTAATTTAGAAGGCTGGAAAGCACTAGGTTTTTCTGAAAAACAAGCCACTACCATTGTTAATTATCGTGACAGAAACCTTCGTGGAAGCTTTAAAAGTACAGAAGATCTACAAAAGTGTTTTGTTATTTCCACGGAAAAATTTCAGGAATTAAAACCTTATATTCAACTTACAACAAAAAAGCAGGACGCCCAGGAGCAAAAAACCGATTTTTCAAAAGTTGATTTAAATGTGATCACCTTCAAACAGCTGCTGGAATTTGGTTTGGATGAAAAAAGTGCCGGATCGATGATTGGCTTTAGAAAAAAGCTGAGAGGTTTTGTCAATAAACAGCAGATTTTAGAAACCTATAATATTGATAAAGATCTCGTTCAAAAATTAATTTCAATAGCACCGCTGGATGTTTCAAATGTTCCTAAATATACTTTAACAGGAGCTCCTGAAGAATGGCTGAAAGATCATCCTTACTTCAAATATTCTGCTGATAAAATCATCTTTTACCGGATTACCTACCCTGATGATAAGAAAATTTTGAAGTTTTTAAAATTAAAACCAGAGTATGAGGAAAGAATGAAACTATATTTAAAATAA
- a CDS encoding MerR family transcriptional regulator, with amino-acid sequence MKINLPDKLYYSIGEVAKAFDVNTSLIRYWEQEFPIIKPKKNRKGNRYFTPEDIKNLQMIYHLVKEKGYTLDGARVALTTNSRISETITIIDRLEFVKAELIKLKESLGERDAEE; translated from the coding sequence ATGAAAATAAACTTACCCGATAAACTGTATTATTCTATAGGAGAAGTGGCCAAAGCCTTTGATGTAAACACTTCATTAATACGTTATTGGGAACAGGAATTCCCTATCATCAAACCTAAGAAAAACAGAAAAGGTAACCGATATTTCACCCCTGAAGACATTAAAAATCTTCAGATGATCTATCATTTGGTCAAAGAAAAAGGATATACACTGGATGGAGCGCGGGTTGCCTTAACGACCAACAGCAGAATTTCAGAAACCATCACCATTATTGACCGTCTTGAATTCGTAAAAGCTGAACTTATTAAACTGAAAGAATCTTTGGGCGAAAGAGATGCTGAAGAATAA
- a CDS encoding reprolysin-like metallopeptidase: MKHYFFILTLMIPFLGFSQWTRTELKSQKVKKSQEKLEFSGLYSLNTGQLKQSLENAPARFSNNKGTIITLPTAHGKLEKFQVWEFSNMAPKLQAKYPDIKSYVGTALEDPTVYLRFSMSPVGFSSMITRSGISEFIEPYTEDRSVYAVFDSNARRGQDKEPFECSTMEAAEKATTEKKNNVVNKKTAGFNVFRLALSCTGEYAQYHLTTTGTPTTATDAQKKAVILAAMNASLTRLNGVFEKDLSLHFNLIAGNESIIYLDPATDPYASWGPSQANTNISAVIPSENYDMGHLVDRRGGNGAAGLGVICYSGFKARGWTACNFPEGDTFDIDYVAHEMGHQMGANHTFSRYLDGSGTSEVEPGGGTTIMAYTGIMGGDNDIQYNSNDYFHTVNVTEIKNTINDISCGITTPFSNPAPTISAGADYIIPKSTPYLLKGTTTDANASSYTYTWEQMDPAGDAETYANSIAYPTKPAGPNFRSLSPASAPLRYFPDFNKVLAGVLTTRWESVSSVAKNMNFTFTARSNNPIAPQTSKDEMVVTVNAGAGPFQITAPTFGQSSTSGNAMIVTWDIANTNQAPINTANVNIKLSIDGGQTFTVVVANTPNDGTQEIIIPAGSTSANAFIMVEAVGNIYYTVSPSFVIDYTVTGETCTTYTYSGSPVTITDGPGGSAISAPKVTAPLMVNNNGTITKIKVTPAITHANVRDIAVGIESPVGTSALIWNRECNNSSGITGTFSNTGSAVTCSSPIQGEIKSKESLDVFKGHNAEGQWKLYASDNTKGTTGTITGWSLEVCTQQTQTLGTKEVVSPLASDIKIYPNPSNGNFFIKSQNIKGQVKVNMFDSSGRLIYSSNYQGEGNNTKEFNVNVPKGVYVISINSQKGVYNSKLVIK, encoded by the coding sequence ATGAAACATTATTTCTTTATTTTAACACTAATGATCCCCTTCTTAGGGTTTTCACAATGGACAAGAACCGAGCTCAAGTCTCAGAAGGTTAAAAAGTCACAAGAAAAATTAGAATTTTCAGGCCTTTATTCACTGAATACAGGTCAGCTTAAGCAATCCCTGGAAAATGCACCAGCCCGCTTTTCAAATAACAAAGGAACTATTATTACTCTTCCTACAGCTCATGGGAAATTAGAAAAATTTCAGGTTTGGGAGTTTTCCAATATGGCTCCGAAACTTCAGGCAAAATATCCTGATATTAAATCGTACGTAGGAACAGCATTAGAAGATCCTACGGTATATTTAAGATTCAGTATGTCTCCGGTAGGTTTTTCTTCCATGATTACGCGTTCCGGGATATCGGAATTTATTGAACCTTATACCGAAGACAGGTCTGTTTATGCTGTTTTTGATTCCAATGCAAGAAGAGGACAGGACAAAGAACCTTTTGAATGTTCCACTATGGAAGCTGCCGAAAAAGCTACCACAGAAAAAAAAAACAATGTTGTCAATAAAAAAACGGCAGGTTTTAATGTTTTCAGATTGGCACTTTCTTGTACAGGAGAATATGCTCAATATCATTTAACAACTACCGGAACTCCTACTACTGCTACAGATGCTCAGAAAAAAGCAGTGATTCTGGCAGCTATGAATGCTTCCTTAACCAGGTTGAATGGTGTTTTCGAAAAAGATTTGTCATTACACTTTAATCTGATCGCGGGTAACGAATCTATTATATATCTGGACCCTGCAACAGATCCCTATGCAAGCTGGGGACCGAGCCAGGCCAATACAAATATATCAGCAGTTATTCCCAGTGAGAATTATGACATGGGACATTTAGTGGATCGACGGGGAGGAAATGGAGCAGCAGGGTTAGGGGTTATATGTTATTCCGGTTTTAAAGCCCGTGGGTGGACTGCATGTAATTTTCCGGAAGGGGATACTTTTGATATAGACTATGTTGCCCATGAAATGGGGCATCAAATGGGAGCAAATCACACATTTTCTCGTTATCTTGACGGATCGGGTACATCAGAAGTGGAACCGGGAGGAGGGACTACTATTATGGCCTACACCGGCATTATGGGAGGAGATAATGATATTCAGTATAATTCGAATGACTACTTTCATACCGTTAATGTTACGGAAATTAAAAATACAATCAACGATATTAGCTGTGGTATTACAACTCCTTTTTCCAATCCTGCTCCTACGATCAGTGCCGGAGCAGACTATATTATTCCAAAATCAACTCCTTATCTGCTAAAAGGAACTACCACAGATGCTAATGCTTCTTCGTATACATATACATGGGAACAAATGGACCCTGCCGGAGATGCTGAAACATATGCAAACTCTATTGCATATCCAACCAAACCGGCAGGACCTAATTTCAGATCTTTATCTCCGGCAAGTGCTCCTCTAAGATATTTCCCTGATTTTAATAAAGTATTGGCAGGAGTACTGACAACACGTTGGGAATCCGTTTCAAGTGTTGCAAAAAATATGAATTTTACGTTCACTGCCAGAAGTAATAATCCTATTGCCCCGCAAACCAGCAAAGATGAAATGGTGGTGACCGTGAATGCCGGAGCGGGTCCTTTCCAGATAACTGCTCCTACATTTGGGCAATCATCCACTTCAGGAAATGCAATGATTGTAACATGGGATATAGCCAATACCAATCAGGCTCCGATTAATACGGCTAATGTTAATATAAAATTGTCCATTGACGGAGGGCAGACATTTACTGTTGTTGTAGCCAATACACCTAATGATGGTACACAAGAGATTATTATTCCTGCTGGATCTACATCTGCAAATGCTTTTATCATGGTTGAAGCGGTAGGAAATATTTATTATACTGTAAGCCCTAGTTTTGTGATTGATTATACCGTAACGGGAGAAACCTGTACAACATATACGTATAGCGGTTCTCCAGTCACAATTACAGATGGTCCCGGAGGATCAGCTATTTCGGCACCTAAAGTGACAGCGCCATTAATGGTCAACAATAATGGAACAATAACTAAAATTAAAGTGACCCCTGCAATTACTCATGCCAACGTAAGGGATATAGCTGTTGGAATAGAAAGTCCGGTAGGAACTTCTGCTCTTATCTGGAACCGTGAATGTAACAATAGTTCAGGAATCACAGGTACATTCAGTAATACGGGAAGTGCTGTAACTTGTAGTTCACCTATTCAGGGAGAAATCAAATCAAAAGAATCTTTAGATGTTTTCAAAGGCCATAATGCTGAGGGACAATGGAAATTGTATGCATCAGATAATACCAAAGGGACCACTGGAACCATCACGGGTTGGTCTCTGGAAGTATGTACTCAACAAACCCAGACTTTGGGAACCAAAGAGGTGGTTTCGCCTTTAGCAAGCGACATTAAAATTTATCCAAATCCAAGTAATGGTAATTTCTTTATCAAATCTCAAAATATAAAAGGACAGGTTAAAGTAAATATGTTTGACTCAAGTGGTAGGTTGATATATTCTTCCAACTATCAAGGTGAAGGCAATAATACCAAAGAATTTAATGTAAATGTTCCTAAAGGAGTATATGTAATCAGCATCAACTCTCAAAAAGGAGTATACAATAGTAAGTTGGTTATAAAGTAA